TCTGTTTTCAGCCTGATTCCCTAATGCATAGCAAGATAGGAATCAAGCACTTGGGAAGGCCGCAAATTAGCTTAGCTTACTTTTGTTTACCCAAAATCAGCCCAATGAAACCACACAGGCACAGCCAGTCAACTGATCAAAATAGATTATGGTCTACCAATCACTTTCCACAATGCCTGCAGTCATCCGAATCTCCCTGCTATCTTGCCAGCTATCTATGTTCTGGCTTCTGAACTAAAAATCAGGTTCTGCTTAGTATCCACTCATTACTGCATTCCCAACTACCCAGTTTTGGAGCTAGAGTTACAGCCGTCTGAGTTTCATCttcatggggttttttagcATTCTGCTAAAATCACATTAAATCTTACAACAGGAAATCTAATTCTGCTCATTTACAACCGAGAAATGTTTTTAAGCATGAGCACAGGTAATATCACCAACATCAACATATCTTGCTTAGAATTAAGCACGCCCCTTTGTGTATTTCTATTAAGGCCTTACATTGATGAAACCACAAGAAGGAATGACCCATTATCTTTAACGAGTAATTTAACTCTTGTAATAGTAAAACCCATGACTACCTAGGCATATTATTTTCCATACTGCTGAAGTAAATCCTGGTATTTGATAGAATATGGTGGCTCAGGTctttgaaattttcttttattccttacAGACAGTTATTTCACATTATATGGACTAATGAATAGGAAAAAGTCTTTGCTTAGCCACATTTTCACGCCGGTGCTTTATTATTTGGACTGCAAAAGCACTTACAAGCCCCAGGAAGTAAGACACACACTGAAATACATTAAATGCACTTTACAGGGGTAAAAAAATGTATCAGGAAGAAGAATTTGGTCCACAAACTGTTGTACTAAATTTAGCTTCAGTGAGCAAACAACTTCTCTCTTACAGGAAGAAATTCTACAACATAGATTTTTACTTCAAAGTGTACTGAACAAAGTCAGTGGAAAGGAATGAGCTGGTGACAGTATGGGTATTTTAAGGGCACTTTCTACTATTTGCCAAAATTACCAGCACTTTGGGTTTTCCTGATAAAAGTGTTCTTCATAATGATCCTCACAGCAGGCTTATGAATTGGTTGAATCATCTTGTAACTACATCTACTGCCATCCAGAGGTAATTGGCAAAAGTTTGAAAAGTAAATCTAAGTTAATGGTATCTAACAGTGAGACACGAATACTGTAGATTAGAACAGTTCCTATCAAACACAAACTTAAAAGCTGTagcccagcagagcagaaactacaaaaaataaaagttaagtAGGATAATTCTTTACTCCTTTCCAgcagaaaaaccaaaaccaacagtaTGTCACATTGATGCTGTAGTTCTTTCGGTGCATCCCATATATCCTGCATTATGCTTTCGACTAACCTCTATTAACACGTGTTTCTGCAAATTACACTCTGCtatcttttgtttttcatgcagACCCCAACTGTAGttaaaaaaagcaacccaaagCCCTACTGCCTTCACCTCAAAAAAAGCCTGCACTTTGCAACAGCATCCAATTTCTGTATGATCATACCACAGTAAGGAAAGTAAGCAAACACTAAGGgattaaacacacacacatgtgtcACTATTGTTCATACTGAATAGATAGAAAACCTCATAGACAGAAAGAGTAATGATGAAATTGCTTAAGTATCTATGGACTGTGAGTGCCCACGGTTAGGGATAACTGCTTTCAAGTCCTATGGCTGAGCACTTGCAAATGCATCCACAGGCAGTTCCAGAAATGTGATATTTGAGATTCTAAAACTGGGAACCCAAAAGCAGAGATGATCAAAATGAATAAACATTTCTAAAActtcattctttaaaaaaatgttggaAAAGTCCATTAAGAAAGCTGGAGGAAACATgagataaaaaaatcatttgtttCCTAACAGCTAATTCTGTAATTGATGTCACCATTTCATCTTTTCAAAAGCCCAAATTTTCAGCAGCAGTACAGACACACCTGTTCACTTATGAGAAGCTCTGTGCCTGCTTGTAATTCTCAGCTCTAAACCAGGCATTCCAAGCTGGAAGAGTGGCTATGATTACAACAGTGAGCATCTCAGAAGCCACTACGCACAATGGGATAATTTCCCAAAATATCCATGACTCTACTTACAAATCTTGTTTGATTTACAAATCCATTCAAATATTCTTCCAAATGCCACCTTCCCAACCACACTGTGAAAGCACAAGCTCAGAAATGTCCTGTCTGACTAATACACCATTGCTAAGTACAGCAGTAATGATTTTGCAGTCAGGCTTCTCTACCAGGCACTCATGTGCTCAGGACACTTGAAGCACAGTTGAACAAGGCTCCTTCTTCAGTATGTCCTGTACTTAAAGATTAAAAGGTTTGTCATTGCCAGGAAACTAAGCAGATATTTTCTTCTACACATCAGGAGAGGGCCAAACTAAGACTACCGAAGTTCTGCTTGTAGTAAGTACAGCCTGACTCTGCCAAGGAATACAGTAAAACCATCCAAGGCTTCAGTTCAGTCAGAGTTTCTCCCATGCTCTTTAGAAGACTGAATCCTTGAAAAGATGCAAGAAGCTTTTTCAGAATTATTCTCTAAACAGATATTTAGATTATTTCTTTGAAGGCATTTCTTGAAATAGTTTTAAGAATGTGTTGGAACTTGTGACAAGTTTGAGACATAGCTAATTTGCTGAAAGTGTGATTttcataaacaggaaaaaaaaaaaacaacaccaacaCGAAAGCATTTACAGATTTCCTCTGCCGATTATAATTGTTAGTATTGAATCCTTTGTGCAGAGACTAAATGCACTGAATCAATTCATCTCCTCCAGCAATGGAATACACAACAAAAACcagtaaaaggagaaaaaaggccattaaaaaaaattcaccTTTGAGCTCCATCTGAGACAAAGCACAGAATTTCCTGACACTGATCCATAATCATAAGGGTGCCCCTATTACACTATTATTGAAAAATTACACTGAAGCAATTGAGTAAAAGAACAGTCCCATTTACTGCCCTGGGACCACTTATGCAGTAAATAACAATTTCTGGAATATATAAAAAGTCTGAAATTCAGTTCTACACAGTAGTTTGCCAGAAAGTAATTCTTGCCTTCCCAGATTCTTTTTTTACCTTCCTCAGCAGGTTCATGCTATCAGGTAAAACAAGAAGACCAGTTCCTGGCATGCACTCCTTATTCTGTTCCTGTGACACACAGTAAAATCATGAATGCTTAAAGCAACTTTGGAAGTGCAACAGATATTACCAATTACCTCCTCTCAGTCGCAGACATTTACCTGAAGGGTTCTGTGCTTTGTAATAGTACAGCACAAAAGAACTCAAAGAGTTAGCTGCATAAGGATAAACCGGGACGATATAGGGATCAGTGAAAAGGTATTGATCAGGCTGCTGAAACAGTAGACCTCGCAGTTCAAAAGTATAAATTTATGCCTAAGTCTAAACAGTGCATGTGCACATCTTCAAAGaactgccttaaaaaaaattttTATCTGTAATTCCAGGCCGAAGTATGAGCTGTCCAAGATAGGGAACTATTATTCAATGCAATGCCATCTTGTGGTAAACGGGAAAGCTGTCCATGCCAAAAAtgcacagggacagggacacTGCTGTTCCGCAGTATACAAAACATGTTCAAAACTGCtgacttgaaaacagaaaatatatatatattagtatACTTAGACTTACAAAATGTAAGTTGTGATATGCAAGACATTAGAATTTGAGAATCAGCTCTGAAGTTCTCAGTACGGGAAAGACATGGACCAGTTGGAGGGGGTCCAGAGAAGGGTCACAaaaatgatcatagaatcacagaatcatagaatcatagaatagttagggttggaaaggaccttaagctcatcaggttccaacccccctgccatgggcagggacacctcacactaaaccatcccacccaatgctctgtccaacctggccttgaacactgccagggatggagcattcacaacttccctgggcaacccattccagtgcctcaccacccttacagtaaagaacttcttccttatacccaatctaaacttcccctgtttaagttttaacccgttaccccttgtcctgtcactacagtccctaatgaagagtccctccccagcatccctatagccccccttcagatattggaaggctgctatgaggtccccatgcagccttctcttctccaggctgaacagccccaacttcctcatcctgtcttcatatgggaggtgctccagtcccctgatcatcctcgtggccctcctctggacttgttccaacagttccatgtcctttttatgttgaggacaccagaactgcacacaatactccaggtgaggtctcacaagagcagagtagaggggcaggatcacctccttcgacctgctggtcacgctccttttgatgcagcccaggatacggttggctttctgggctgcgagcgcacactgctggctcatgttcattttctcatcgaccagcacccccaagtccttctccgcagggctgctctgaatctcttctttgcccaatctgtagctgtgcctgggattgccctgacccaggtgtcaATgaccagagggatggagcacctctcctacgaggaaaggctgagaaagttggggtttttcagcctggacaagagaaggctcaggagaagccttagagcagcctttcagttcttaacaGGGGCCTGTAAGAAAGTTGGTGAGAGATGCTTCAGCAGGGCCTGTAGCGACAGGATGAGGTGTGATagctttaaacagaaagaggggagattcaggctggacataaggaaaaaattctttaccatgagggtggtaaaatcgTGACTCAGGTTTCCcacagaggtggtggatgtgccaCCCCAGGGAcggcattcaaggccaggctgcatgtGTTTCTGCTCAGAATCAGCTCAGCATGTCATGGCCATATAAGCCAGATCACTGTGTAGGACTCTTAAGTTCTCCCAGAGCCCGTCTGTTTATAAACAGCAGGGCGGCATCCCTGACCCGGCTGACCCGGGGATGCAGGCACTGTCACCTCACTGGTCACTATCCCTGTCCGCCCTCTCCCTCCGCTGCGGGCAGGCTCACCCACATGGCCCGCCTCGCTCTATGGGGAGCTGCCCTCCAGCACTGGAGTTTTCACCCTGCCACCAGCGCTTGCAGGCATTGTCCTACACCAGTGACTGTCACACATAAGGATACACTCCCCACAAATCCCCCAAACCCATGGAAGACCTCGGGAGAAGGCCCAGGGAGAGGCTGTTGTAAGTAACAGCTCCCACACACGCTCTCTTCACGCCCTCAGCGCCGGCGCTGACGGGACTACGTTTCCCGGCAGGCATTGCACCGAGCCCGCCCGCCCGGCGCCGCCATGCCGGCTGCGGCGGTGCGCCTTCCGGCGGGGTGACAGGGAAGGGCTTCGCTGCAGTTCCGGGGTCTCCCGGTGGGAGCGGCGCGCACGTGTGGCagcggcgcggcccggcccggcgcggccTCACCGCCGTCATGGCGGCCGTGCGGGTGGAGGAGGTGCTGGCTGCCGCCGAGGAGCAGGAAGCGGAGAAGCGGCGGAGCGTGGTGGtggagaaggagctggagctggagttCGACCTGGGCAACCTGCTGGCGCTGGACCGCAACCCGCCGCCGGCGGCGGGGCTGCGCGGGGCCGGCCCGCAGCGGGAGGCGCAGCTGCTGGCGCTGGCCCGCGACAACACGCAGCTGCTGGTGGCCCAGCTGTGGGAGCTGCCGGCCGAGCGCGCCGGCGGGGCGGGAGGACCGCTGGTGGCGCGGCTGCCCGAGCCGACCTTCCGCCTGCCGCGGGAGAAGCCGCCGCCGCGACCGAAGCCGCCGACGCGGTGGGAGCAGTTCGCGCGGCTGAAGGGCATCCGGCGGCGCAAGCGGACTTCGCTGGTGTGGGACGAGCAGGCCAAGGAGTGGCGACGGCGCTGGGGCTACCGGCGGGCCGGCGGCGACCCGGCCCGCGCCTGGCTTGCGGAGGTGCCGGCGGGCGCCGACCCGGAGGAGGACCAGTTCGCCCGGCTGCGGCGGGAGAAGCGGGAGCGGGTGGCGCGTAACGAGCTGAACCGACTGCGCAACCTGGCCCGGGCCCaccgggccggggccgccgtCCCCGCCGCGCCCCTCCACCCTACGGGCCACCAGAGCAAGGAGGAGCTGAGCCACGTCGCCCGGGTCGCCCGCGTCTCCACCGCGTCGCTCGGCCGCTTCCAGCCACGCCTGCCCAAGGAGCCGGCAGAGCCGCCGTCCCGCAGCGGCGGCAGGAAGCGCCGCTTCGAGCCGCTGCTGGGCAACCTGGCGGCGGAGCGCAGCCggcagctggagctgctgaaggacaTGGGCAGCAAGAAGCCCGTCCTCGACATCACCCGTGCTGTCAACAAGCAGCTGCGCCAGGAGGAAGCCGAGGCGGCCGCCGCCAAGGGCAAGAAGCAGTCGCAGCGGGGGAAGCGCGGACGCCGGCAGCAGCGGACTGGGCGCAGCAGCAAGAAGAGTGCGGCCCGGCGACAGCAGCAGCGGCCTGGGGGCGGCAGcactggtggcagcaggagaaagaaggcaTGAGGGACTACATGGAGCACGGGGCTGGGGGCGCCTGCTGAGGTGTGGAAGGGACTGTCACTGCCAGCCTCCTGCCTCGTGCTCTATTCCCACACCTATTTGTCAATAAACACGATCCGGCCTTTCTTAAAATGTCCTGCGTGTGGCTTTTAGCTGGCAGCCGGGGAGGGCTGTGTTCTCCATCCAGGGGAAACCGGTGGCGCGTCGAGGGTGTCAGGAGCCCCGGGTCCCTCCAAGCAGGGTGTTTCGTGGGGACAGTCAGGTAATGTTACCAGGTAATACCTCACGgctggctgtggctgcagcattCCCCGGCCGGACTGAGGCTGagagctgtgctctgctcaGGGCAGGTGGCCTCATGGTGGAGCTCTTGCTCTGTAAATcaactgttgctgctcagctctgtGCCGGGCTCCCTTACAGAAGGAACATGAAAACTTGCTATAAGGCTTATTGCAGGGCCTAAGAAATAGTGCAGATTTCCTAGAGTTCTGttgagtgaaagaaaaaaaaaaaagtcaaagttGGTGACCAGCCACTGCATTAGAAATTTGTATTGAACAGCAGTTAAAACATGAGTTTCTCCTTGTATTAATAGTAATCTGTCATTTCATGGAAATCGTTTCACAGTGTTTTACTTTACTAAGCAGTTTGAGACCAGAAGTTAACTCAGACTTCTGCTTATTATTCTTTTTGACTTTGTAGTGTCTCCTGTACACGTGAAATAAAAGAATACAGAGTTTGCTGCCCTAAAGTGTAGCTTACCTACAGGACAGATGCTGTTTCCTGGGCCCATTCTtggtaacagcagcagaaaaacaagttcCAGCAATCTGAAGTAAATTAAGTTCTCAGACTTGCAAGTAGTGGACTCCTGAGTGGATACTGTCATAATATTTCGCTGCAAAACAGTTTCTGAAAAAGGTGACTAGCAGTTCTGTTGTCTTACTCTGTTTCAGTTCAGTGGGATGGCAGCatgtgcagaaagcaaaacctcTTTATAAGGCAGTTGCTGAGGGCAGAAGGGGTGCATACACCTTGGAGCTGAAGGGATTTGGGTGTCTTTGACGGACTGTCTATAGTGCTCAACCTATGGGCTTTGCTTAGGATGTGTTCTTGCCACTTTAATGTGCCTCACGACCGTGCAGAGCAGACTGCACCACTACAGGCTGCTTCAGACTTGCTGGTGGCACAAATGGTCTTGTGGGCACAACCCACTGACACCAAGCCTTCAGAGTAAGCATATGATAGGGAGTGCAGGGGCAAAAGTGTTTGGACAAGGGGGAAAAGTTGATCTGAGATACATTCCAGACCCCTGATTCTTCCCATAGGGCACGTCGGATGCCTCCTTAGAACAGGTGTGGGTTGCGTCTGCAGCTGGGGGACCCTCGGTTACCTCGGGAGCGGAGCGAGGGCGGCGCTCGCTGCCGCCGGGCTTTGGTCCCCGTGCGACTGACCCCGGGGTCGGGGAGCGGGCGGGAGCCAGCGCTGCCCCGCCGCCAGCCCCGAGAGGAGGCGCTGCTGATGGCTCGGCCCCGACCCGCGGCCCCCAG
This sequence is a window from Lathamus discolor isolate bLatDis1 chromosome 2, bLatDis1.hap1, whole genome shotgun sequence. Protein-coding genes within it:
- the RRS1 gene encoding ribosome biogenesis regulatory protein homolog — translated: MAAVRVEEVLAAAEEQEAEKRRSVVVEKELELEFDLGNLLALDRNPPPAAGLRGAGPQREAQLLALARDNTQLLVAQLWELPAERAGGAGGPLVARLPEPTFRLPREKPPPRPKPPTRWEQFARLKGIRRRKRTSLVWDEQAKEWRRRWGYRRAGGDPARAWLAEVPAGADPEEDQFARLRREKRERVARNELNRLRNLARAHRAGAAVPAAPLHPTGHQSKEELSHVARVARVSTASLGRFQPRLPKEPAEPPSRSGGRKRRFEPLLGNLAAERSRQLELLKDMGSKKPVLDITRAVNKQLRQEEAEAAAAKGKKQSQRGKRGRRQQRTGRSSKKSAARRQQQRPGGGSTGGSRRKKA